The Comamonas sp. GB3 AK4-5 genome includes a region encoding these proteins:
- the ppc gene encoding phosphoenolpyruvate carboxylase, producing the protein MNAAARRRSETPSAPSVPVRRTDKDQPLIDDIRLLGRLLGDVIREQEGAAAYELVEQVRQLSVAFRRNEDQAADKQLKKLLKGLSGDQTVSVIRAFTYFSHLANLAEDQHHIRRREVHERAGHSQEGSVEVALSRLRWEGIENDAVVRALAQAYVAPVLTAHPTEVQRQSILAAEQSIARLLGERDLIRARAQLYASSKDALSPRELAENEAQLKARVVQLWQTRLLRHAKLTVADEIENSLRYYEATFLREIPRIYQEMEQQLGGQRIHSFLRMGQWIGGDRDGNPNVTAETLTLALQRQSEVALRHYLTEVHFLGTELSMAERLAEVSPQMQALADASPDQNPHRADEPYRRALTGVYARLAATLRKLSGGEAARHAVAPQNPYASAQDFLQELRTVEDSLLRNHGEALVAQRLAPLMRAVEVFGFHLATVDLRQSSDQHESVVAELLAASQLEADYSALDEPARQALLLRLLQDARPLRVVGAEYSHHSQAELAIFETARQARADYGPEALRHCIISHTETVSDLLEVLLLMKEVGLMHGTLDSSSAVADMVVVPLFETIEDLRQAASIMQAYYALPGMAQLWKRSGAEQDIMLGYSDSNKDGGIFTSNWELYQAESALVQVFDPLAAQYGIRLRMFHGRGGTVGRGGGPSYQAILAQPPGTVRGQIRLTEQGEVIASKYSNPEIGRRNLETLVAATLEATLLQPTKPAGKPFLVAAEALSRASMASYRKLVYETPGFTDYFFSATPIREIAELNIGSRPASRKPSQKIEDLRAIPWGFSWGQCRLTLPGWYGFGTAVHDFVHAKGQDPAKQQALLRRMYKQWPFFRTLLSNIDMVMAKSDLALASRYSELVPDAKLRRRIFAAIQAEWQRTVEALEMVTGDKDRLAHNSALARSIRHRFPYIDPLHHLQVELVRRWRDGGGDERVKLGIHISINGIAAALRNTG; encoded by the coding sequence ATGAATGCTGCAGCCCGTCGACGTTCCGAGACCCCTTCTGCCCCTTCCGTTCCGGTGCGCCGCACGGACAAGGACCAGCCGCTGATAGATGACATCCGCCTGTTGGGCCGCTTGCTGGGCGATGTGATTCGTGAACAGGAAGGTGCCGCGGCCTATGAGCTGGTGGAGCAGGTGCGCCAGCTGTCCGTGGCGTTTCGCCGCAACGAGGACCAGGCCGCCGACAAGCAGCTCAAGAAGCTGCTCAAGGGCCTGTCCGGCGACCAGACCGTGAGTGTGATTCGCGCCTTCACCTATTTCTCCCACCTGGCCAATCTGGCGGAAGACCAGCACCATATCCGCCGCCGCGAGGTGCATGAGCGCGCCGGCCACAGCCAGGAAGGCAGCGTGGAAGTGGCCCTGTCGCGCCTGCGCTGGGAAGGCATAGAGAACGATGCCGTGGTGCGGGCCCTGGCCCAGGCCTATGTGGCGCCGGTGCTCACAGCCCACCCCACCGAGGTGCAGCGCCAGAGCATTTTGGCGGCCGAGCAAAGCATTGCCCGCCTGCTGGGTGAGCGCGACCTGATCCGCGCCCGCGCCCAGCTCTATGCCAGCAGCAAGGATGCGCTGAGCCCGCGCGAACTGGCCGAGAACGAGGCCCAGCTCAAGGCCCGTGTGGTGCAGCTGTGGCAAACGCGTTTGCTGCGCCATGCCAAGCTGACGGTGGCCGACGAAATCGAAAACTCGCTGCGCTACTACGAAGCCACTTTTCTGCGCGAGATTCCCCGCATCTACCAAGAGATGGAGCAGCAGCTGGGTGGCCAGCGCATCCACAGCTTTTTGCGCATGGGCCAATGGATTGGCGGCGACCGCGACGGCAACCCCAATGTGACGGCAGAGACGCTGACACTGGCCCTGCAGCGCCAGTCCGAGGTGGCGCTGCGCCACTATCTGACCGAGGTGCATTTTCTGGGCACCGAGCTGTCCATGGCGGAGCGTCTGGCCGAGGTTTCGCCACAGATGCAGGCCCTGGCCGATGCCTCGCCCGACCAGAACCCACACCGTGCCGACGAGCCCTATCGCCGTGCCCTGACCGGGGTGTATGCGCGCCTGGCGGCCACGCTGCGCAAGCTCTCGGGCGGTGAGGCCGCACGCCATGCCGTGGCGCCGCAAAACCCCTATGCCAGTGCGCAGGACTTCTTGCAGGAGTTGCGCACGGTGGAAGACTCGCTGCTGCGCAACCATGGCGAAGCCCTGGTGGCCCAGCGCCTGGCGCCGCTGATGCGTGCGGTAGAGGTTTTTGGTTTCCATCTGGCCACGGTGGACCTGCGCCAAAGCTCGGACCAGCATGAGTCGGTAGTGGCCGAGCTGCTGGCCGCTTCCCAACTGGAGGCCGACTACAGCGCCCTGGATGAGCCCGCTCGCCAGGCCCTGCTGCTGCGCCTGTTGCAAGACGCCAGGCCGCTGCGCGTGGTGGGGGCTGAATACTCGCACCACAGCCAGGCCGAGCTGGCCATTTTTGAAACCGCGCGCCAGGCCCGGGCCGATTACGGCCCCGAGGCCTTGCGCCACTGCATCATCAGCCACACCGAGACGGTGAGCGACCTGCTCGAAGTGCTGCTCTTGATGAAGGAAGTCGGCCTGATGCATGGCACGCTGGACAGCAGCAGCGCCGTGGCCGACATGGTGGTGGTGCCGCTATTTGAGACCATCGAAGACCTGCGCCAGGCCGCCTCCATCATGCAGGCCTATTACGCCCTGCCCGGCATGGCGCAGCTGTGGAAGCGTTCGGGCGCCGAGCAGGACATCATGCTGGGCTATAGCGACAGCAACAAGGATGGCGGCATCTTCACCAGCAACTGGGAGCTCTACCAGGCCGAATCGGCTCTGGTGCAGGTGTTCGACCCGCTGGCCGCGCAGTACGGCATTCGACTGCGCATGTTCCACGGCCGTGGCGGCACCGTGGGCCGGGGCGGTGGCCCCAGCTACCAGGCCATCTTGGCCCAGCCACCCGGCACCGTGCGCGGCCAGATCCGCCTGACCGAGCAGGGCGAGGTGATTGCCTCCAAATACTCCAACCCCGAGATCGGCCGGCGCAACCTGGAAACCCTGGTGGCCGCCACGCTGGAGGCCACGCTGCTGCAGCCCACCAAGCCGGCGGGCAAGCCCTTTTTGGTGGCGGCCGAAGCCCTGTCGCGCGCCAGCATGGCCAGCTACCGCAAGCTGGTGTACGAGACCCCGGGCTTTACCGATTACTTCTTCAGCGCCACGCCCATACGCGAGATTGCCGAGCTGAACATCGGCTCGCGCCCGGCCTCGCGCAAGCCCTCGCAAAAAATCGAAGACCTGCGCGCCATTCCCTGGGGCTTTAGCTGGGGTCAGTGCCGCCTCACGCTGCCGGGCTGGTATGGCTTTGGTACGGCGGTGCATGACTTTGTCCATGCCAAGGGCCAGGACCCGGCCAAGCAGCAGGCGCTGCTGCGGCGCATGTACAAGCAGTGGCCCTTCTTTCGCACCCTGTTGTCGAATATCGACATGGTGATGGCCAAGAGCGATCTGGCCCTGGCCTCGCGCTACAGCGAACTGGTGCCCGATGCCAAGCTGCGCCGGCGCATTTTTGCCGCCATCCAGGCCGAGTGGCAGCGCACGGTGGAGGCGCTGGAAATGGTCACCGGCGACAAGGACAGACTGGCACACAACAGCGCGCTGGCACGCTCCATACGCCACCGCTTCCCCTATATCGATCCGCTGCACCACCTGCAGGTGGAGCTGGTGCGCCGCTGGCGCGATGGCGGTGGGGACGAGCGCGTGAAGCTGGGCATTCACATCTCCATCAACGGGATTGCGGCGGCGTTGAGGAATACGGGGTGA
- a CDS encoding RidA family protein: protein MSKVEMLGQSPLASDRQARPLSPATRAGDFVFVSGQVPTNDQGEVIAGGIEAQTRQVFERVKAALALADCTLQDVAKVSVWLADARDFGSFNRVYMECFGDHRPARSTVQSLLMIDAKVEIDVTAYKPRN from the coding sequence ATGTCGAAAGTCGAAATGCTGGGTCAATCGCCGCTGGCCTCGGACCGTCAGGCCCGCCCCCTGTCTCCGGCCACGCGCGCCGGGGACTTTGTGTTTGTCTCGGGCCAGGTGCCCACCAACGACCAGGGCGAGGTCATCGCGGGCGGCATCGAAGCCCAGACACGCCAGGTGTTTGAGCGCGTCAAGGCCGCCCTGGCCCTGGCCGATTGCACGCTGCAGGATGTGGCCAAGGTCAGCGTCTGGCTGGCCGATGCCCGCGACTTCGGCAGCTTCAACCGCGTCTATATGGAATGCTTTGGCGATCACCGCCCCGCGCGCTCCACGGTGCAGTCGCTGTTGATGATCGACGCCAAGGTCGAGATCGACGTCACGGCCTACAAGCCCCGCAACTGA
- the hemC gene encoding hydroxymethylbilane synthase: MTVTSSFSSLVIATRESRLALWQAEHVQALLRARGHQVELLGMTTKGDQILDRSLSKVGGKGLFVKELEVALEEGRAHIAVHSLKDVPMELPEGFTLACVMEREDPRDAFVSPRYASLDQLPQGAVVGTSSLRRQVLLQALRPDLKIEPLRGNLDTRLRKLDEGQYDAIVLAAAGLKRLGLAARIRCEFSAADMLPAAGQGALGIEVRSERTDLIAALQPLVHMPSWLRVAAERAVSRRMGGSCSVPLAAHALLADDGMLTLDAAWGDVDGVLPLVRVRQQAAVTTLEQAEALGAAVAEQLLAQGARCAPKAE, translated from the coding sequence ATGACTGTGACCTCTTCTTTCTCTTCGCTTGTAATCGCCACCCGTGAAAGCCGATTGGCCCTGTGGCAGGCCGAACATGTGCAGGCCTTGCTGCGTGCACGCGGCCACCAGGTGGAGCTGCTGGGCATGACCACCAAGGGCGACCAGATTCTGGACCGTTCCCTGTCCAAGGTCGGTGGCAAGGGGCTGTTTGTGAAAGAGCTGGAAGTGGCACTGGAAGAGGGCCGCGCCCACATTGCCGTGCACTCGCTCAAGGACGTGCCCATGGAGCTGCCCGAGGGCTTCACCCTGGCCTGCGTGATGGAGCGCGAAGACCCGCGCGACGCCTTTGTCTCACCCCGCTACGCCAGCCTGGACCAACTGCCGCAAGGCGCCGTGGTGGGCACCTCCAGCCTGCGCCGCCAGGTGCTGCTGCAGGCCCTGCGCCCCGACCTGAAGATTGAGCCCTTGCGTGGCAACCTCGACACCCGTTTGCGCAAGCTGGATGAGGGCCAATACGACGCCATCGTGCTGGCCGCCGCAGGCCTCAAGCGCCTGGGGCTGGCGGCACGCATACGCTGCGAATTCTCCGCCGCCGACATGCTGCCCGCCGCCGGCCAGGGCGCCCTGGGTATCGAGGTGCGCAGCGAGCGCACCGACCTGATCGCCGCACTGCAGCCCCTTGTGCACATGCCCAGCTGGTTGCGTGTGGCGGCCGAGCGCGCCGTCAGCCGCCGCATGGGTGGCAGTTGCTCCGTGCCACTGGCCGCCCATGCCCTGCTGGCCGATGACGGCATGCTGACGCTGGACGCTGCCTGGGGCGATGTGGACGGCGTGCTGCCGCTGGTACGCGTGCGCCAGCAAGCCGCCGTGACCACGTTGGAACAGGCCGAAGCGCTGGGAGCGGCCGTGGCCGAACAACTGCTGGCTCAGGGTGCACGCTGCGCCCCCAAGGCCGAGTGA
- a CDS encoding uroporphyrinogen-III synthase encodes MAARPSVILTRPLPEAQHWQRLLQAQGMDAAVLPLIDIAPATDAATQAALQGVAQQLERYRALMFVSPNAVRGLLAAPGMAQALQQAVAAGQLRLWAPGPGTRQTLVQQGLPETAIDSPAADAAQFDSESLWAVVGPQIQAHDQVLIVRGASAHSQADVQGSGREWLARQLRQQGAQVELVGVYARQCPAATPALLDAIASHCNTHNLWLFSSSEAVVHLQQLCPAQDWKTQRALATHPRIAATARAAGFGLVRECKPDVEHVSASIESWS; translated from the coding sequence ATGGCGGCGCGGCCCAGCGTCATCCTGACCCGCCCACTGCCGGAGGCGCAGCACTGGCAGCGCTTGCTGCAGGCGCAGGGCATGGATGCCGCCGTGCTGCCCCTGATCGATATTGCACCCGCCACCGACGCCGCCACCCAGGCTGCGCTGCAAGGCGTCGCCCAACAGCTGGAGCGCTACCGCGCGCTGATGTTCGTCAGCCCCAATGCCGTGCGCGGCCTGTTAGCGGCCCCGGGCATGGCCCAGGCCCTGCAGCAGGCCGTGGCTGCGGGCCAGCTGCGACTGTGGGCGCCAGGCCCAGGCACGCGCCAGACGCTGGTGCAGCAAGGCCTGCCTGAAACCGCCATCGACAGCCCTGCGGCCGATGCGGCCCAATTCGACTCCGAATCCCTGTGGGCCGTGGTGGGCCCGCAGATCCAGGCCCATGACCAGGTGCTGATCGTGCGCGGCGCCAGCGCCCACAGCCAGGCCGACGTCCAGGGCTCCGGCCGCGAATGGCTGGCCCGTCAGCTGCGCCAGCAGGGCGCGCAGGTGGAGCTGGTGGGCGTCTATGCCCGTCAATGCCCGGCCGCCACGCCTGCGCTGCTGGATGCCATTGCCAGCCACTGCAATACCCACAATCTGTGGCTGTTCAGCAGCTCCGAAGCTGTTGTCCACCTGCAACAGCTCTGCCCAGCACAGGACTGGAAAACACAGCGCGCCCTGGCCACCCACCCGCGTATTGCCGCCACGGCACGGGCTGCAGGCTTTGGTCTGGTGCGGGAATGTAAGCCCGATGTAGAGCATGTGTCTGCGTCGATAGAATCGTGGTCATGA
- a CDS encoding uroporphyrinogen-III C-methyltransferase — protein sequence MSTDGAPPPSFTSPPTASPSPSSGPSPLAWVAMVLALAGLGSSGLLWQKVGGMQEQLARQTAESGTQATEARALARESQDLVREAAGRLAVVEARVQEATLQRTQLEDLIHSVSRSRDETLLVDVESALRIALQQAQFSGSLEPLTVTLKSSAQRIERAAQPRLAPVQRAMEQDLERLGRANVMDTAGLLGRLDELVRMVDDMPLLSNVTMAPPTGAHMSSTGVPLPPALDAAVSPTQWAWWQHWGSRIWTASANEARDLVRIRRIDHPDAMLLAPDQAFFLRENLKLKLLNARLGLLARQYDAARSDLGASSTAVAKYFDGQSRRTQSAQSLLLQIQTHLRQTEQPTLNDTLSALATAASSR from the coding sequence ATGAGCACCGACGGCGCACCCCCACCCTCTTTCACCTCGCCTCCAACGGCCAGCCCAAGCCCTTCCTCTGGGCCTTCTCCGCTGGCCTGGGTGGCCATGGTGTTGGCCCTTGCGGGGCTGGGCAGCAGCGGGCTGCTCTGGCAAAAAGTGGGCGGCATGCAGGAGCAGTTGGCCCGCCAGACCGCTGAGTCCGGCACCCAGGCCACCGAGGCCCGGGCGCTGGCACGCGAGTCCCAGGACCTGGTGCGCGAAGCTGCGGGCCGCCTGGCCGTGGTCGAGGCCCGGGTGCAGGAAGCCACGCTGCAACGCACCCAATTGGAAGATTTGATCCACAGCGTCTCGCGCTCACGCGACGAAACCCTGCTGGTGGATGTGGAGTCGGCACTGCGCATCGCGCTGCAGCAGGCCCAGTTCTCCGGCAGCCTGGAGCCGCTGACCGTCACACTCAAATCCTCGGCCCAGCGCATAGAGCGTGCGGCCCAACCCCGGTTGGCGCCGGTGCAGCGCGCCATGGAACAAGACCTGGAACGCCTGGGTCGCGCCAATGTGATGGACACCGCCGGCCTGCTGGGCCGTCTGGACGAGCTGGTGCGCATGGTGGATGACATGCCCCTGCTCAGCAACGTGACCATGGCCCCGCCCACGGGCGCCCACATGTCCTCCACCGGCGTACCGCTGCCACCCGCGCTGGATGCGGCGGTTTCCCCCACCCAGTGGGCCTGGTGGCAGCACTGGGGCAGCCGCATCTGGACGGCTTCGGCCAATGAAGCCCGTGACCTGGTGCGCATACGCCGCATCGACCATCCCGATGCCATGCTGCTCGCACCGGACCAGGCTTTTTTCCTGCGTGAGAACCTCAAGCTCAAGCTGCTCAATGCCCGCCTGGGCCTGCTGGCGCGCCAGTACGACGCGGCCCGCTCCGACCTGGGTGCCTCTAGCACCGCAGTCGCCAAATACTTTGACGGCCAGTCGCGCCGCACACAAAGCGCCCAATCCCTGCTGCTGCAGATCCAGACGCATTTGCGCCAGACCGAGCAGCCCACCCTCAACGACACGCTGAGCGCGCTGGCCACTGCCGCGTCCAGCCGCTGA
- a CDS encoding sugar kinase, with amino-acid sequence MQHGTHSKTWDLVTLGEALIEFNQTHADQPQYLQGFGGDTSNAAIAAARAGARTAYLTRVGQDAFGDALLSLWQREGVDHAAVQRDASQPTGIYFVTHGEAGHQFSYLRTGSAASHMTPAWAETAPALQRLQDCRLLMVSGISLAISPTACDTALAAMRIARAAGAQVALDSNLRLKLWPLERARACIAHAVSLCDIFLPSLEDMQALTGLTAPQDILNWSHTRGAATVVLKLGAEGCMVSTRQDEGLYTSTRIAGRPVALADATGAGDCFDGNLLARLAQGNDITTAARYANAAAALAVQGYGAVAPLPYAAQVNATLVKEAMA; translated from the coding sequence ATGCAGCACGGCACACACTCCAAAACCTGGGATCTGGTCACGCTGGGCGAGGCCTTGATCGAGTTCAACCAGACCCATGCCGACCAGCCCCAGTACCTGCAAGGCTTTGGCGGCGACACCAGCAATGCAGCCATTGCGGCCGCACGTGCAGGCGCACGCACGGCCTATCTGACCCGCGTGGGCCAGGACGCTTTTGGCGATGCCCTGCTCTCGCTGTGGCAACGCGAAGGCGTGGACCATGCAGCCGTGCAGCGCGATGCCAGCCAGCCCACGGGGATTTACTTTGTGACCCATGGCGAGGCCGGCCACCAGTTCAGCTATCTGCGCACGGGCTCGGCCGCCAGCCATATGACGCCCGCCTGGGCAGAGACGGCGCCAGCGCTGCAGCGGCTGCAAGACTGCCGCCTGCTCATGGTCTCGGGCATCTCCCTGGCCATCTCGCCCACGGCTTGCGACACCGCCCTCGCCGCCATGCGCATTGCCCGTGCCGCAGGCGCACAGGTGGCGCTCGACTCCAATCTGCGCCTCAAGCTCTGGCCGCTGGAGCGGGCCCGTGCCTGCATCGCCCATGCGGTGTCGCTGTGCGACATCTTTCTGCCCAGTCTGGAAGACATGCAAGCACTCACCGGACTGACTGCGCCGCAAGACATTCTGAACTGGAGCCATACACGCGGCGCGGCCACCGTGGTGCTCAAGCTGGGGGCCGAGGGTTGCATGGTCAGCACCCGACAGGACGAGGGCCTTTACACCAGCACCCGTATCGCGGGCCGGCCGGTGGCCCTGGCCGACGCCACGGGCGCGGGCGACTGCTTCGACGGCAATCTACTGGCCCGTCTGGCCCAGGGCAACGACATCACCACGGCCGCACGCTACGCCAATGCCGCCGCCGCCCTGGCCGTGCAAGGCTATGGCGCGGTCGCGCCGCTGCCCTATGCCGCCCAGGTGAATGCGACGCTGGTCAAGGAGGCCATGGCATGA
- a CDS encoding C40 family peptidase, with the protein MHLPTPLSTACGSDRAASSSAAAVQPARRLLLLAAAAVLAGCASSGKRGSGGSTAAIPKGRGGGAAAVNPLALNSDLREALLARTMLVVNTPYTYGGNSPEGGFDCSGLIQWAVAGIHGARLPRTTAQWAQASTPVSRGLERGDFVFFNTLGGAYSHMGIYVGNGQFVHAPSSGGTVQRVRMDNVYFAKRYTEARSIFA; encoded by the coding sequence ATGCACCTTCCCACTCCGCTTTCCACGGCGTGCGGTTCTGACCGTGCCGCTTCTTCCTCTGCAGCTGCTGTGCAACCCGCGCGACGCCTGCTGTTGCTGGCTGCGGCTGCCGTGCTGGCCGGTTGTGCCAGCAGCGGCAAGCGCGGCAGCGGTGGCAGCACGGCGGCCATTCCCAAGGGGCGGGGCGGTGGTGCGGCGGCCGTGAACCCGCTGGCGCTGAACAGCGATCTGCGCGAGGCCTTGCTGGCCCGCACCATGCTGGTGGTCAACACCCCCTACACCTATGGCGGCAACAGCCCGGAAGGCGGCTTTGATTGCAGCGGCCTGATTCAATGGGCCGTGGCCGGCATCCATGGCGCCAGATTGCCACGCACCACGGCGCAATGGGCCCAGGCCAGCACGCCGGTGAGCCGGGGGCTGGAGCGCGGTGACTTTGTGTTCTTCAACACCTTGGGCGGTGCGTATTCCCATATGGGCATTTACGTGGGCAACGGCCAGTTTGTGCACGCCCCTTCCAGCGGCGGCACGGTGCAGCGCGTGCGCATGGACAACGTCTATTTCGCCAAGCGCTATACCGAGGCGCGCAGTATTTTTGCGTGA
- a CDS encoding ABC transporter substrate-binding protein produces MQTKKPRQPLQPAQGFAVMRRDLLGLAAASAAWWCGMGAAQAQQRGGAVNLAMIGEPQGLDPMVSTADLVGTVMQHVYEPLYTFDGQWAIAPMLAEALPQVSKDGLLYQIALRKGVKLHNGRELNAEDVLASLRRWMEVSPRGKAVAKEVEALTASGPLAIEIKLKAPYAPLLAQLALPTGMAAIMAKESLAPQIKEFIGTGPYKLKERRPDQFIVLVRHESYSARKEAASGYAGKREALIDELRFVPVPNANTRIEGALSGQFHYADLLPVEAAGRVDKGAPAVVPIVTPNFGFPYIVLNTQEGVLAKPALRQAVQTATGQAELMAAGFGNPRFFTAEPNFFPKGTPFYADAGAKQYNQRNPQSAKEQAAKAGYNGQPLRIMVSRQYEFHYNIALVLNEQLKKAGFKTEMQVVDWATLVQRRNDAKLWDLFITHSGVFPEPMLSPPQLGEGAPGGWDTPAKKVALTSFNQESDPAKRGALWGRVQQLVYDEVPFIEVGKFNSLSARSAKLQGYTPLFWPFFWNTSLAK; encoded by the coding sequence ATGCAAACGAAAAAACCCCGCCAGCCCCTGCAGCCAGCCCAGGGCTTTGCCGTGATGCGGCGCGATCTGCTGGGGCTGGCTGCGGCATCGGCAGCCTGGTGGTGTGGCATGGGCGCTGCGCAGGCGCAGCAGCGGGGCGGGGCCGTGAACCTGGCCATGATTGGCGAGCCCCAGGGGCTGGACCCCATGGTGTCCACGGCCGATCTGGTGGGCACGGTGATGCAGCATGTGTACGAGCCGCTTTACACCTTTGATGGGCAATGGGCGATTGCGCCCATGCTGGCCGAGGCCTTGCCCCAGGTGTCCAAGGATGGCCTGCTCTACCAGATCGCCCTGCGCAAGGGCGTGAAGTTGCACAACGGCCGCGAGCTGAATGCCGAAGATGTGCTGGCCTCGCTGCGCCGCTGGATGGAGGTGTCCCCGCGCGGCAAGGCCGTGGCCAAGGAGGTGGAGGCCTTGACGGCCAGCGGGCCGCTGGCGATTGAGATCAAGCTCAAGGCACCTTATGCACCGCTGTTGGCCCAGCTGGCCCTGCCCACGGGCATGGCGGCCATCATGGCCAAGGAAAGCCTGGCCCCCCAGATCAAGGAGTTCATAGGCACGGGGCCTTACAAGCTCAAGGAGCGCCGGCCCGACCAGTTCATCGTGCTGGTGCGCCATGAAAGCTATAGCGCACGCAAGGAGGCCGCCAGCGGCTATGCCGGCAAGCGCGAGGCACTGATCGACGAGCTGCGCTTTGTGCCCGTGCCCAATGCCAACACCCGCATCGAGGGTGCCCTGTCCGGCCAGTTTCACTATGCCGATCTGCTGCCGGTGGAAGCCGCAGGCCGTGTGGACAAGGGAGCACCGGCCGTGGTGCCCATCGTCACGCCCAATTTTGGTTTCCCCTACATCGTGCTCAACACCCAGGAGGGTGTGCTGGCCAAACCCGCGCTGCGCCAAGCCGTGCAGACCGCCACGGGCCAGGCCGAGTTGATGGCCGCAGGCTTTGGCAACCCGCGCTTTTTCACGGCCGAGCCCAACTTCTTCCCCAAGGGCACGCCTTTTTATGCCGATGCCGGGGCCAAGCAATACAACCAGCGCAACCCGCAGTCGGCCAAGGAGCAGGCCGCCAAGGCCGGCTACAACGGCCAGCCGCTGCGCATCATGGTCAGCCGGCAATACGAGTTCCACTACAACATCGCCCTGGTGCTGAACGAGCAGCTGAAAAAAGCCGGTTTCAAGACCGAGATGCAGGTGGTGGACTGGGCCACGCTGGTGCAGCGCCGCAATGACGCCAAGCTCTGGGATCTGTTCATCACCCACTCGGGGGTGTTCCCCGAGCCCATGCTGTCACCACCTCAATTGGGTGAGGGCGCGCCCGGGGGCTGGGACACACCGGCCAAGAAAGTGGCGCTGACGAGCTTCAACCAGGAGAGCGATCCCGCCAAGCGTGGCGCCCTGTGGGGCCGTGTGCAGCAGCTGGTGTATGACGAGGTGCCCTTTATCGAGGTGGGCAAGTTCAACAGCCTCTCGGCACGCTCGGCCAAGCTGCAGGGCTATACGCCCTTGTTCTGGCCCTTCTTCTGGAACACCAGCCTCGCCAAGTAG
- the eda gene encoding bifunctional 4-hydroxy-2-oxoglutarate aldolase/2-dehydro-3-deoxy-phosphogluconate aldolase, with translation MSTPTSATVLPTFSTRVLPVIVIDKLAQAVPLAQALLAGGVDAMEITLRTPVAMDAISAVAHAVPQMCVGAGTVLDAQDLHRVRDAGARFALSPGAGPDLLAAAAAGSLPFIPGVMTACEALAAREHGFGLLKLFPAEQAGGLALLQALAAPLADLRFCPTGGLTAGNAMDYLALPNVTLVGGSWLAPRAALAHGDWATITALASATTKLVKSPPAY, from the coding sequence ATGAGCACTCCCACATCTGCAACAGTCTTGCCCACATTCAGCACCCGGGTGCTGCCCGTCATCGTCATCGACAAGCTGGCCCAGGCCGTGCCCCTGGCCCAGGCCTTGCTCGCCGGTGGCGTGGATGCCATGGAGATCACGCTGCGCACGCCGGTGGCGATGGATGCCATCAGCGCCGTGGCCCATGCCGTGCCGCAAATGTGCGTGGGTGCCGGCACGGTGCTGGATGCCCAGGATTTGCACCGCGTGCGCGATGCCGGGGCGCGCTTTGCGCTCTCGCCCGGGGCGGGCCCCGACCTGCTGGCCGCAGCGGCAGCCGGGTCTCTGCCCTTTATTCCCGGCGTGATGACCGCCTGCGAAGCCCTGGCCGCGCGCGAGCATGGCTTTGGCCTGCTCAAGCTGTTCCCGGCCGAACAAGCCGGTGGCCTGGCCTTGCTGCAAGCACTGGCCGCCCCCTTGGCGGACCTGCGCTTTTGCCCCACGGGCGGGCTCACGGCCGGCAATGCCATGGACTATCTGGCATTGCCCAATGTGACCCTTGTCGGCGGCTCCTGGCTGGCACCGCGTGCAGCCCTGGCCCATGGCGACTGGGCCACCATCACGGCCCTGGCCAGCGCCACCACCAAGCTGGTGAAGAGCCCGCCCGCATACTGA